A genomic window from Aquila chrysaetos chrysaetos chromosome 9, bAquChr1.4, whole genome shotgun sequence includes:
- the SLC38A7 gene encoding putative sodium-coupled neutral amino acid transporter 7, giving the protein MVACATLGGTMAQGTGSINSDYKDWEWSADAGERARLLQSPSVETVPKSGESQGNGLGATSALGAVFIVVNAALGAGLLNFPAAFSMAGGVAAGIALQMCMLIFIIGGLVILAYCSQASNERTYQEVVWAVCGKVPGVLCEVAIAVYTFGTCIAFLIIIGDQEDKIIAALVTEPEEAGSSHWYTDRKFTISITAFLLILPLSIPKEIGFQKYASSLSVIGTWYVTAVIIIKYIWPDKELVPVEIPTSPSTWTAVFNAMPTICFGFQCHVSSVPVFNSMKQPEVKTWGAVVTAAMVIALFVYTGTGVCGFLTFGAGVEQDVLLSYPSNDIPVALARAFIILCVLTSYPILHFCGRAVLEGLWLRYTGVTVEEDVVRERRRRLLQTISWFLLTLLLALFIPDIGKVISVIGGLAACFIFVFPGLCLIQAKLSEIQETRAISWWAQVSYGVFMVTLGAFIFGQTTANAIFVDLTA; this is encoded by the exons ATGGTGGCGTGTGCCACCCTAGGAGGGACGATGGCTCAGGGCACCGGGAGCATCAACAGTGACTACAAGGATTGGGAGTGGAGCGCTGATGCTGGGGAACGAGCCAGgctcctgcagagccccagcgTGGAGACGGTGCCAAAGAGCGGAGAGAGCCAAGGAAATGGTCTGGGGGCCACGTCAGCTTTGGGAGCCGTCTTCATTGTGGTCAACGCTGCCCTCGGGGCTGGGCTGCTCAACTTCCCCGCCGCTTTCAGCATGGCTGGCGGTGTGGCCGCGGGCATCGCACTGCAGATG TGCATGTTGATCTTCATCATCGGAGGCTTGGTCATCCTGGCGTACTGCTCACAGGCCAGCAACGAGCGGACCTACCAGGAGGTTGTGTGGGCAGTCTGCGGGAAGGTACCTGGCGTGCTGTGCGAGGTGGCCATCGCTGTCTACACCTTTGGCACCTGCATTGCTTTCCTCATCATCATCGGAGACCAGGAGGACAAGA TCATTGCTGCTCTGGTGACGGAGCCTGAGGAAGCTGGGAGCAGCCACTGGTACACGGACCGCAAGTTCACCATCAGCATCACTGCCTTCCTTCTCATCCTGcccctctccatccccaaaGAGATTGGCTTCCAAAAATATGCCAG CTCCCTAAGCGTGATTGGCACCTGGTACGTCACGGCTGTCATTATCATCAAGTACATCTGGCCTGACAAGGAGCTGGTGCCTGTGGAGATCCCCACCAG cccctccaCCTGGACAGCCGTCTTCAATGCCATGCCCACCATCTGCTTTGGGTTCCAG TGCCACGTGAGCAGTGTGCCCGTCTTTAACAGCATGAAGCAGCCAGAGGTGAAGACCTGGGGGGCGGTGGTGACAGCGGCCATGGTGATCGCTCTCTTCGTCTACACGGGCACTG GCGTCTGCGGCTTCCTGACTTTTGGGGCTGGTGTGGAGCAGGACGTCTTGCTCTCCTACCCCTCCAATGACATCCCTGTTGCCCTCGCTCGGGCCTTCATCATCCTCTGCGTGCTGACATCCTACCCTATCCTGCACTTCTGCGGCCG GGCTGTCTTGGAGGGTCTCTGGCTCCGCTACACTGGGGTGACGGTGGAGGAGGATGTGGTTCGGGAGCGGAGGAGGCGCCTGCTTCAGACTATCAGCTGGTTCCTCCTGACCCTCCTCCTGGCACTCTTCATTCCCGACATCGGCAAAGTCATCTCTGTCATTGGGGGCTTGGCCGCCTGCTTCATCTTCGTCTTCCCAG GGCTCTGCCTGATTCAAGCCAAGCTCTCTGAGATCCAGGAAACCAGGGCAATCAG CTGGTGGGCCCAGGTCAGCTATGGGGTGTTCATGGTCACCCTCGGAGCCTTCATCTTTGGACAGACCACTGCCAATGCCATCTTCGTGGATCTCACAGCCTGa